The Schistocerca cancellata isolate TAMUIC-IGC-003103 chromosome 4, iqSchCanc2.1, whole genome shotgun sequence genome contains a region encoding:
- the LOC126183248 gene encoding proteoglycan 4-like, with product MRPPLVSKAARAQPDVCFGIRNVKVYNVPFECPNEAIARKLGEFGTVLSVENDVWPAGFRPAQLPREAADTSTYAGALVGPPSITPPDRPVSAAPAAEAPVSDNVTPPTVVVPPVVSEQSLPADHTPREVRIADLPAVSVSDVPVPETSEMLVASPRPISVPAPPTDKRKLPSQPGPSTAGEADASGAESEVSQASTQSAPADPKPKRKRSKKRSKTAPTEGVDVTFDQAVEGLTDTLVQERRDAPFVHGPPVSVPTAPASRPVPDAVPAPSDTMQWSDDVEEDHFF from the exons atgcgtcctccgctagtgtcgaaggctgcacgcgcccagccggACGTGT GCTTCGGCATTCGAAATGTGAAAGTTTATAATGTTCCGTTCGAATGCCCAAATGAGGCCATTGCTCGTAAACTCGGAGAATTTGGCACCGTGCTTAGTGTGGAGAATGATGTGTGGCCTGCAGGATTTAG GCCGGCTCAGCTGCCGCGCGAAGCTGCTGATACCTCCACGTATGCGGGCGCGTTGGTTGGACCCCCCTCGATCACCCCGCCCGACCGACCGGTTTCTGCCGCTCCTGCAGCTGAGGCTCCTGTGTCTGACAATGTGACTCCGCCCACAGTTGTCGTTCCCCCGGTTGTGTCAGAACAAAGTTTACCTGCCGATCACACCCCTCGCGAGGTCCGTATTGCTGATTTGCCAGCCGTCAGTGTTTCGGACGTGCCCGTTCCGGAGACTTCTGAAATGTTGGTCGCGTCACCACGGCCGATTTCAGTCCCCGCCCCGCCGACAGACAAGCGGAAATTGCCGTCACAGCCGGGCCCGTCCACCGCCGGCGAGGCGGATGCTAGCGGTGCCGAAAGTGAGGTGTCCCAAGCTTCCACTCAGTCCGCCCCTGCCGATCCAAAACCGAAGCGTAAAAGGTCAAAGAAGCGTTCGAAAACGGCGCCCACTGAGGGCGTCGACGTCACCTTCGACCAGGCGGTTGAGGGACTGACGGATACTTTGGTCCAAGAGCGTCGCGACGCACCTTTCGTACACGGTCCGCCTGTGTCGGTGCCCACCGCCCCCGCTTCCCGGCCCGTTCCGGACGCCGTACCTGCTCCTTCGGACACCATGCAGTGGTCTGATGATGTGGAGGAGGATCACTTTTTCTAG